One genomic segment of Paraburkholderia phymatum STM815 includes these proteins:
- a CDS encoding CHAD domain-containing protein, whose amino-acid sequence MKAETLNGLPHDGTAQAHFSHYAAPLIDNALACAGALHSNPDAEVLHKLRVSLRRLRTLLWAYRPLLDEQFDNQQRALFKFYASAAGKTRDWDILIALLGELGDAQERPVDALQAARSKSFDTSRATLEQADVKRALRDTLKEANRELNTAHERTPLPKFARKRLAAAQKSMAKRMKRAARAKRSDYASYHEVRKAGKKLRYLTEFFEPMLAKKQLKAVKPLKKLQKRFGALNDVVASEQLLRDNQALYVDEAAAAQALDALSHERKRRMRNAGKLL is encoded by the coding sequence ATGAAAGCAGAGACTTTGAACGGGCTGCCGCACGACGGCACCGCGCAAGCCCATTTTTCGCACTATGCCGCGCCTTTGATCGACAACGCGCTCGCGTGCGCAGGCGCATTGCACTCGAATCCCGACGCCGAGGTGCTGCATAAGCTGCGCGTGTCGTTGCGGCGCTTGCGCACATTGTTGTGGGCGTATCGTCCGCTGCTGGATGAGCAGTTTGACAATCAGCAGCGCGCGCTTTTCAAGTTCTACGCAAGCGCCGCCGGCAAGACGCGCGACTGGGACATTCTGATCGCGCTGCTCGGCGAACTCGGCGACGCGCAGGAACGGCCCGTCGACGCGCTGCAAGCCGCCCGGTCGAAATCGTTCGATACGAGCCGTGCGACGCTCGAACAGGCCGACGTCAAGCGGGCATTGCGGGACACGCTCAAGGAAGCGAACCGCGAACTGAACACAGCGCATGAACGCACGCCGCTGCCGAAGTTCGCGCGCAAGCGTCTTGCTGCGGCGCAGAAGTCGATGGCGAAGCGCATGAAGCGCGCGGCGCGCGCCAAACGCTCGGACTACGCGTCGTATCACGAGGTTCGCAAGGCGGGCAAGAAGCTGCGCTACCTGACCGAGTTCTTCGAGCCGATGCTCGCGAAGAAGCAATTGAAGGCCGTCAAGCCGCTCAAGAAGCTGCAGAAGCGCTTTGGCGCGTTGAACGACGTGGTCGCTAGCGAACAGCTTCTGCGTGATAACCAGGCCCTGTACGTCGATGAGGCGGCCGCCGCGCAGGCCCTCGATGCGCTGTCGCACGAACGCAAGCGCCGCATGCGTAACGCCGGGAAGCTGTTGTAG
- a CDS encoding DUF3562 domain-containing protein: MMMEDSQKIVHEIAESTDAPEEVVSQMYTDAVQAYEREARILDYVPLFAARRVRETLRSRTATRR; this comes from the coding sequence ATGATGATGGAAGATTCGCAGAAGATCGTGCACGAAATTGCGGAATCCACCGACGCGCCGGAAGAAGTCGTTTCGCAGATGTATACCGATGCTGTGCAGGCGTATGAACGCGAAGCACGCATTCTCGACTACGTGCCGCTCTTCGCGGCCAGGCGCGTGCGCGAGACCCTGCGCTCGCGCACGGCCACACGCCGCTGA
- a CDS encoding carboxymuconolactone decarboxylase family protein — protein MERLNRQPVAEATGQAAELFAGIKRAVGMVPNAYAAIGSNSPAALQIVLATGDALGKGALSRKEVEAIKLAISGVADCDYCLAAHSLAGKKVGIAADDVAALREGRDSADAHLNAIATFARTVFSSRGTVPAAVVDAVKAAGYSDQQITETLLAIADITFTNLFNRVNDTVVDFPKI, from the coding sequence ATGGAACGTCTCAACCGCCAACCTGTCGCCGAAGCAACCGGTCAAGCAGCGGAACTTTTCGCGGGCATCAAGCGCGCGGTCGGCATGGTGCCGAACGCATATGCCGCGATCGGCTCGAACAGCCCGGCCGCGCTGCAAATCGTGCTCGCCACGGGCGATGCACTCGGCAAGGGCGCACTGTCGCGCAAGGAAGTGGAAGCGATCAAGCTCGCGATCAGCGGCGTCGCCGATTGTGACTACTGTCTCGCTGCTCACTCGCTGGCGGGCAAAAAAGTGGGCATCGCGGCAGACGATGTGGCCGCGCTCCGCGAAGGGCGGGATTCGGCCGACGCGCATCTGAACGCGATCGCGACGTTTGCCCGGACCGTGTTCAGCTCGCGCGGCACAGTGCCGGCAGCCGTTGTCGACGCCGTGAAGGCGGCGGGTTATAGCGATCAGCAGATCACCGAAACGCTGCTCGCCATTGCCGACATCACCTTCACCAATCTGTTCAACCGCGTGAACGATACGGTCGTCGATTTTCCGAAGATCTGA
- a CDS encoding oxidoreductase yields the protein MPMSTTPVWFITGCSTGFGKELARAVLARGWRCVATARNVASLAGLAEPGSDADARLLRVKLDVTDAAQIAAAVEKAQQRFGAIDVLVNNAGYGYQSSVEEGDEAEIRAQFDVNVFGLFAMTRAVLPGMRARHKGHVLNITSVAGLAGFPGSGYYAASKHAVEGWSDSLATEAEPLGIKVTCIEPGPFRTDWAGRSLKQTPNRIADYADTAGKRMQTTAGYSGRQPGDPKRAAQAMIAITETERPPRHLVLGAFGVDAVSKRVHSTLTDIEAWRDTSVGADFPESER from the coding sequence ATGCCTATGTCCACGACTCCTGTCTGGTTCATCACTGGATGTTCAACCGGCTTTGGCAAGGAACTGGCCCGCGCGGTACTCGCTCGCGGCTGGCGCTGCGTGGCGACCGCGCGCAACGTGGCGTCGCTTGCCGGTCTCGCCGAGCCGGGCAGCGATGCCGACGCGCGGCTCTTGCGCGTGAAGCTCGACGTGACCGACGCTGCGCAGATCGCAGCCGCCGTCGAGAAAGCACAGCAACGCTTCGGCGCCATCGACGTGCTCGTGAACAATGCTGGCTATGGTTATCAGTCGTCGGTGGAAGAGGGCGACGAAGCGGAAATCCGCGCGCAGTTCGACGTAAACGTGTTCGGTCTGTTTGCGATGACACGTGCCGTACTGCCTGGCATGCGCGCGCGGCACAAGGGGCACGTGCTGAACATCACGTCGGTCGCGGGTCTTGCGGGCTTTCCGGGCTCAGGTTATTACGCGGCTAGCAAGCATGCGGTGGAGGGCTGGTCCGACTCGCTCGCGACGGAGGCCGAACCGCTCGGCATCAAAGTGACCTGTATCGAGCCGGGTCCGTTTCGCACCGACTGGGCGGGCCGTTCGCTCAAGCAGACGCCCAACAGGATCGCCGACTATGCGGACACGGCGGGCAAGCGCATGCAAACGACGGCGGGATATAGTGGCCGTCAGCCCGGCGACCCCAAACGCGCTGCGCAGGCGATGATCGCCATCACCGAAACGGAACGTCCGCCGCGTCATCTGGTGCTGGGCGCATTCGGTGTGGATGCCGTATCCAAGCGCGTGCATTCGACACTGACGGATATCGAAGCGTGGCGCGATACGAGTGTGGGCGCGGACTTTCCGGAAAGCGAGCGCTAG
- a CDS encoding secondary thiamine-phosphate synthase enzyme YjbQ: MRQAIRHLNVRARARGLFEFTSEVAVFVRDTSIDTGILTLFCRHTSASLLIQENADPSVQRDIERHFALLAPEDSERYEHDTEGPDDMPAHLRTALTQVQLSIPVEHGRMTLGTWQGIYLFEHRARPQERDIVLHLIGE; the protein is encoded by the coding sequence ATGCGCCAGGCCATTCGCCATCTGAACGTGCGCGCGCGCGCTCGCGGACTGTTCGAATTCACCAGCGAGGTCGCCGTGTTCGTGCGCGACACGTCGATCGACACAGGCATCCTCACGCTGTTCTGCCGGCACACGTCGGCGTCGCTATTGATTCAGGAAAACGCAGATCCTTCCGTGCAGCGCGATATCGAGCGGCACTTCGCGCTGCTCGCGCCCGAAGACTCCGAGCGCTACGAGCACGACACGGAAGGCCCCGACGACATGCCCGCGCATCTGCGCACCGCGCTCACGCAAGTGCAGCTGTCGATACCCGTCGAGCACGGCCGCATGACGCTCGGCACATGGCAAGGCATCTATCTGTTCGAGCATCGCGCGCGTCCGCAAGAACGCGATATCGTGCTGCATCTGATCGGCGAGTAG
- a CDS encoding phospholipase D family protein → MITLRSLLAAFAVALLTSCASLPPQADRVQTHAVTGTQDTRLGVAFAPQEKQHPDESAFHLLPDAVNALVARLVLAEAADRTLDLQYYIWHDDLTGRGLAAAVMRAADRGVRVRILLDDLGTNADDKLLLALDAHPNVQIRLFNPVANRTFKKLGMAAEFFRVNRRMHNKSMIADNEGAILGGRNIGDEYFGASTDVAFGDLDVLVHGPVVPEVSQAFDLFWNSAASYPIDALMGRKADAAALAEVRSKLDAYLVSEENNPYVVDARERLTHVIHSQDAVFSWGKATLLYDDPAKITRSPGEAEGRLMTQLKALDLQPTQQMLVVSPYFVPGKEGVAWLSGLTQKHVRVTVLTNSLAATDVAAVHAGYQRYRKALLEAGVRLYELKPVADDKTENKKHVFGSSKASLHAKTYVFDRDSIFIGSMNLDPRSVELNTEIGVYCESAPAAAQVVDTLEPSLDRIAWRLELRPNLNGTSSIVWLDTAPDGTVTILDSEPDVSVLRKTGVWLMGILPIESQL, encoded by the coding sequence ATGATCACACTACGAAGTCTTCTCGCGGCGTTCGCCGTCGCCTTGCTGACTTCGTGCGCGAGCCTCCCGCCACAGGCGGACCGCGTGCAGACCCACGCCGTCACCGGCACGCAGGACACGCGGCTCGGCGTGGCCTTCGCGCCGCAGGAAAAGCAGCATCCCGACGAGTCCGCGTTCCACCTGCTGCCGGATGCCGTCAATGCGCTGGTCGCGCGGCTTGTGCTCGCCGAAGCAGCGGACCGCACGCTCGACCTGCAGTACTACATCTGGCACGACGACCTGACGGGCCGCGGACTTGCGGCGGCCGTGATGCGCGCCGCCGACCGCGGCGTGCGCGTGCGGATCCTGCTCGACGATCTCGGCACGAATGCCGACGACAAACTGCTGCTCGCGCTCGACGCGCATCCCAACGTGCAGATTCGCCTCTTCAATCCCGTCGCGAACCGCACGTTCAAGAAACTCGGCATGGCCGCGGAGTTCTTTCGCGTGAACCGGCGCATGCACAACAAGTCGATGATCGCGGACAACGAGGGCGCAATACTCGGCGGACGCAATATCGGCGACGAGTACTTCGGCGCATCGACGGATGTCGCGTTCGGCGATCTCGATGTGCTCGTGCATGGTCCCGTCGTGCCCGAGGTATCGCAGGCATTCGACCTTTTCTGGAACTCCGCTGCGTCCTATCCGATCGACGCGCTGATGGGCCGCAAGGCCGACGCCGCAGCGCTGGCCGAGGTACGCAGCAAGCTCGACGCCTATCTCGTCTCCGAAGAAAACAACCCCTATGTAGTGGATGCGCGCGAGCGGCTCACGCATGTCATTCATTCACAGGACGCCGTGTTTTCATGGGGCAAGGCCACGCTGCTCTACGACGACCCCGCGAAAATCACGCGCTCGCCGGGCGAAGCGGAAGGTCGCCTGATGACGCAACTCAAGGCGCTCGACCTGCAGCCGACTCAACAAATGCTCGTCGTGTCGCCGTATTTCGTGCCCGGAAAAGAAGGGGTCGCGTGGCTTTCCGGCCTGACGCAAAAGCACGTGCGCGTGACGGTGCTGACCAATTCGCTCGCGGCCACGGATGTCGCCGCCGTGCATGCGGGTTATCAACGCTACCGCAAGGCGTTGCTCGAAGCCGGCGTGCGCCTTTACGAGTTGAAGCCTGTCGCCGACGACAAGACAGAAAACAAGAAGCATGTGTTCGGCTCGTCGAAGGCTTCGCTGCATGCGAAAACCTATGTATTCGACCGCGACAGCATCTTTATCGGCTCAATGAATCTCGATCCGCGCTCCGTCGAACTCAATACGGAAATCGGCGTGTATTGCGAAAGCGCGCCGGCCGCTGCGCAGGTGGTCGATACGCTGGAGCCGAGTCTCGATCGTATTGCGTGGCGGCTCGAATTGCGCCCGAATCTGAACGGCACGAGCAGCATCGTCTGGCTCGACACCGCGCCCGACGGCACCGTGACAATACTCGACAGCGAACCCGACGTGTCGGTGCTTCGCAAGACGGGCGTCTGGCTAATGGGCATCTTGCCGATCGAGTCGCAGTTGTAG
- a CDS encoding arsenate-mycothiol transferase ArsC — MTRKQRVLFLCRDNATLSILAEALLRELDGLHFDAFSAGLEPADRVHAAALGELRHGFSSLDLLNPKSWLEFTSEWAPEMDFVVTLCDESARVDVRAFHGTPKLRHWTLTPSAHGATHAIENAFWQILKRVEDFIAAERRPWPSSLKLPAVASCTTDACDLLLSGQ; from the coding sequence GTGACCAGAAAACAAAGAGTGCTGTTCCTTTGCAGGGACAACGCGACGCTTAGCATCCTGGCGGAAGCCTTGCTACGCGAGCTGGACGGATTGCATTTCGACGCATTCAGCGCAGGTCTCGAGCCCGCCGACCGCGTTCATGCGGCCGCTCTGGGAGAATTGCGCCACGGCTTTTCGAGCCTGGATCTGCTGAATCCCAAAAGCTGGCTCGAATTCACGAGCGAATGGGCGCCGGAGATGGATTTTGTCGTGACCTTGTGCGACGAGTCAGCGCGCGTCGACGTGCGCGCGTTTCACGGCACGCCCAAGCTGCGTCATTGGACGCTGACGCCGTCCGCGCATGGCGCAACGCACGCGATTGAAAACGCGTTCTGGCAGATCCTGAAGCGCGTCGAAGACTTCATCGCGGCGGAGCGCCGCCCGTGGCCGTCGTCGCTGAAGCTGCCGGCCGTGGCCAGTTGCACGACCGACGCCTGCGACCTCTTGCTGAGCGGGCAATAA
- a CDS encoding response regulator, with amino-acid sequence MRSRTFTPTRSQVWTRARFIAQSFPPRVLIVDDYIDSADALAAFLAATGFETRVAYNGCDALQIANEWHPDSIVLDIAMPGVSGLAVARALRESPSTASVPLLAYTAYETGDNYALLRNGGFDAVCPKPVDPLTVVDILATLLGTGALHRAQSFHSS; translated from the coding sequence ATGCGTAGCAGAACCTTTACTCCAACGCGAAGTCAGGTCTGGACGAGGGCTCGCTTCATTGCCCAGTCGTTCCCGCCGCGCGTCCTCATCGTCGACGATTACATCGATTCCGCCGACGCGCTCGCCGCGTTTCTCGCCGCCACCGGCTTCGAGACGCGGGTCGCCTACAACGGCTGCGACGCGTTGCAGATCGCAAACGAATGGCATCCCGACAGCATCGTGCTCGACATCGCGATGCCGGGCGTGTCGGGCCTCGCAGTCGCGCGCGCGTTGCGCGAGTCGCCCTCGACTGCCTCCGTGCCGCTGCTCGCGTATACAGCCTATGAAACAGGCGACAACTACGCGCTGTTGCGCAACGGCGGATTCGACGCCGTCTGTCCTAAGCCGGTCGATCCGTTGACGGTGGTCGACATACTTGCGACGTTGCTGGGCACGGGCGCGCTCCATCGCGCGCAATCGTTCCACTCGTCATGA
- a CDS encoding antibiotic biosynthesis monooxygenase family protein: MFSVLFEVQPRADRRDTYLDYAKMLKPELEQIDGFVDNVRYGSLTREGWLLSLSNWRDEKALVRWRTQATHHGVQEKARSQTFRDYRLRVGQLTRDTRLPAGCMLHEQRLDETQTGDATTIVLVDAQLDADRVKHRGAREVSGVLGLRENAAGLVAWDAFDAVLTPGDVMLLTSWRDAQSADAFANTQALPEGARLRTVRVVRDYGMYDRREAPQYYPDATRPE; this comes from the coding sequence ATGTTTTCGGTCTTGTTCGAAGTGCAGCCGCGCGCTGACCGCAGGGACACGTATCTTGACTACGCGAAGATGCTGAAGCCGGAACTGGAGCAGATAGACGGGTTTGTCGATAACGTCCGTTACGGCAGTCTCACGCGCGAAGGATGGCTGCTCTCGCTGTCTAATTGGCGCGACGAGAAAGCACTCGTGCGCTGGCGTACGCAGGCAACGCATCACGGCGTGCAGGAAAAAGCCCGTTCGCAGACCTTTCGCGACTACCGGCTGCGCGTGGGTCAGCTGACGCGCGATACGCGGTTGCCTGCCGGTTGCATGTTGCACGAGCAACGACTCGACGAAACACAAACCGGCGACGCAACCACGATCGTGCTGGTCGACGCACAACTGGACGCCGACCGGGTGAAGCATCGCGGCGCGCGCGAAGTATCGGGGGTACTGGGTCTGCGCGAGAACGCAGCGGGCCTGGTCGCGTGGGATGCATTCGATGCTGTACTGACGCCTGGCGACGTCATGCTGCTCACGTCATGGCGCGATGCACAGTCCGCCGACGCCTTCGCGAACACACAGGCATTGCCTGAAGGCGCGCGGCTGCGCACCGTGCGCGTGGTGCGCGACTATGGGATGTACGACCGGCGCGAAGCGCCGCAGTACTACCCCGACGCAACGCGGCCTGAATAA
- a CDS encoding FKBP-type peptidyl-prolyl cis-trans isomerase yields the protein MKSVVALLAAAALASVALNANAASTEKLPSGVVVEHLTQGSGPQPTAADVVRVNYRGTLANGTEFDNSAKHGGPAEFPLGRVIPCWTQGVATMKVGEKAKLTCPAATAYGSRGVGTIPPNSDLTFEVELLAIVK from the coding sequence GTGAAATCAGTTGTTGCCCTGCTCGCCGCAGCCGCGCTCGCATCGGTGGCGCTCAACGCTAACGCCGCATCGACGGAGAAGCTGCCCTCCGGTGTGGTTGTCGAACACCTGACGCAGGGAAGCGGCCCGCAGCCTACGGCTGCCGACGTTGTGCGCGTCAACTACCGCGGCACCCTCGCGAACGGCACCGAGTTCGACAACTCGGCCAAGCACGGCGGCCCGGCAGAGTTTCCGCTCGGCCGCGTGATCCCCTGCTGGACGCAAGGCGTCGCAACGATGAAGGTCGGGGAGAAGGCGAAGCTCACCTGCCCGGCTGCGACTGCATACGGTTCGCGCGGCGTCGGCACGATTCCGCCCAACAGCGATCTGACGTTCGAAGTCGAACTGCTCGCGATCGTCAAGTAA
- a CDS encoding LysR family transcriptional regulator, translating to MTTSRFDLTDLRLFLMVVEQGSLTRGAQAMHLALASASERISGMESALGTALLERTRRGVRATPAGEALVRHARLIVGQVEQMRGELRSYAKGLKGRVHLMSNTAALASFLPEQIGRFLIAHPDLSVDIDERPSADIVRAVAEGRADLGIVADIADLAALQTHMIADDQLVVAARRTHRVASEARVAFADIVDEPFVGLSDAALERHLTERASRLGRQMQYRVRLRHVADLGRLIAAGVGIAILPAACTQPLCDADIVVLPLSEAWTTRRLHLCARDFAALTPHAHALAQQLMALGG from the coding sequence ATGACGACGTCGCGTTTTGACCTCACCGACCTGCGGCTATTCCTGATGGTCGTCGAACAAGGCAGCCTCACGCGCGGCGCTCAGGCGATGCATCTCGCGCTCGCTTCGGCCAGCGAGCGCATCTCCGGCATGGAGTCGGCGCTGGGCACGGCGCTGCTCGAACGCACGCGCCGCGGTGTGCGCGCGACGCCCGCCGGCGAGGCGCTCGTGCGTCATGCGCGGCTGATCGTCGGGCAGGTCGAACAGATGCGCGGCGAACTGCGCAGCTACGCGAAGGGTCTGAAGGGCCGCGTGCATCTGATGTCGAACACGGCTGCGCTTGCTTCGTTTCTGCCCGAGCAGATCGGCCGCTTCCTGATTGCGCATCCCGATCTGTCCGTCGATATCGACGAGCGCCCGAGCGCGGACATCGTGCGCGCCGTTGCCGAAGGGCGCGCGGATTTAGGCATCGTCGCGGATATCGCCGACCTCGCTGCACTTCAAACGCACATGATCGCCGACGACCAGCTGGTGGTGGCGGCGCGCCGCACGCATCGCGTGGCGAGCGAGGCGCGCGTCGCATTCGCCGATATCGTCGACGAGCCGTTCGTGGGTCTATCGGACGCGGCGCTCGAACGTCACTTGACCGAACGCGCATCGCGGCTTGGACGGCAGATGCAGTATCGCGTGCGTTTGCGCCATGTCGCCGATCTCGGGCGTCTGATCGCTGCGGGCGTGGGCATTGCGATTCTGCCCGCTGCTTGCACGCAGCCGCTGTGCGATGCGGATATCGTCGTGTTGCCGCTGTCGGAGGCGTGGACGACGCGGCGTCTGCATCTGTGCGCGCGTGACTTCGCAGCGCTCACGCCACACGCGCATGCGCTCGCGCAACAGCTGATGGCGCTCGGCGGGTGA